Genomic DNA from Peribacillus sp. FSL H8-0477:
CTGCATTGTATAAACCAATGGCCATTAATGCAATAGATACAATAAGTGCGAACCAACTAATCCCATAATAAATAGTAGTAACTGGCAGTCCTTCATCTTTATCCCTAACTGCTTTTTGTAGAGATATTGCGGCATAAAGTCCGAATACTAACACGGCAAAGTAATAGCCTTTTTCGTTCAATTGCATATTTGCGTTAAATAAACCGATAAGATAAGATGCAACACCTACTAATAGCGCTGCCCAAGAAGCACCCTTGAAGGCTGCAGTCGGTTCCCCTTCTCTCCTTTCTTCTTTTACTTTCAAATCATTTCGTTTTTCTTTTTCTAACGAAACTTCATTATCAATGGACATTAATGTTTTGCCCCCTTTCTTTACAATATAAAATGGAGCACCAGAGAAGTGTAGTACCCCCTTCTTTTATACTATCATATAGAAATAAATGGCAAAATAGATTAAAAATTATTAATTTCTATTTATTTTTCTAAA
This window encodes:
- the yiaA gene encoding inner membrane protein YiaA; the encoded protein is MSIDNEVSLEKEKRNDLKVKEERREGEPTAAFKGASWAALLVGVASYLIGLFNANMQLNEKGYYFAVLVFGLYAAISLQKAVRDKDEGLPVTTIYYGISWFALIVSIALMAIGLYNAGSIILSEKGFYGMAFVLSLFAAITVQKNIRDTQRVREKD